In Toxoplasma gondii ME49 chromosome X, whole genome shotgun sequence, a single genomic region encodes these proteins:
- a CDS encoding hypothetical protein (encoded by transcript TGME49_237595) — MQEDMVDTGIMECRGSHQCRISSGYHFDSYLFIAECSYVAFQLLSESPITCKTTLQVRRFCIPKGEVIIQPHIREGEAHFLPVSCELARGPSFLGNALLSTTLRKRNQAHRSTRDETEKTATSERETAYDYPGMYTCL; from the exons ATGCAAGAGGACATGGTGGATACTGGGATTATGGAGTGCCGTGGTTCGCATCAGTGTAGGATTTCTAGCGGCTATCACTTCGACTCATATTTGTTTATTGCGGAGTGTTCCTACGTTGCCTTTCAGCTGCTTAGTGAGTCTCCTATCACGTGCAAAACAACTCTTCAAGTACGTCGCTTCTGCATACCAAAGGGAGAAGTTATTATACAGCCTCACATTCG AGAGGGTGAGGCACATTTTCTCCCCGTTTCGTGCGAACTAGCACGTGGGCCGTCTTTTCTCGGGAACGCACTTCTGTCGACGACGCTACGAAAGCGCAACCAGGCGCACAGAAGCACTCGAGATGAAACCGAGAAGACCGCCACGAGCGAACGTGAAACAGCGTATGATTATCCGGGAATGTACACATGTCTCTGA
- a CDS encoding Armadillo/beta-catenin family repeat-containing protein (encoded by transcript TGME49_237600), whose amino-acid sequence MESNQAPWEPSTGFCHMQKRRSVFCGANRSTDAVVEEELQELTRFFRQKLAIDCPASCPSSSLSTDASASDLPAALASPEDWGRLLHFMQSLLSRSLNSPSPLFLPVPIRNQNSDQCSATCDEIPSSLHVIDAHESSGGATPHQWPCIERENEELLLQCTRSIRVVLSAAGKIPVQLCVQQGALPLLVQALCCRNREIVFEAAWCVTNIASGSSEDVAALVANGCLVLLFALVFSFHPFHLSSGGSHPSGVSRPSAPERQEEEVLEQILWALGNIAGDSPHFRDLLLCPEALLQHAQQLQCYPSLQQHSQLLRLLQHYTESLMHLQELRRTQFSCGREEERPQFPALQGQLLALISQCRNVQTWRTCVWLLSNLCRGQPRPQFQYVLPVMPLLQHVLLNFQDDEALSDALWALDGVAGHPRGATLFAERRELLTAVIHVLAHCSSVCCCGCPKLATSVSADDTKSFAGLRGSAPEREGPHARNLCCRVCSGVSEKVSPEADAEQLQMCVRPALRIVGQVATGSVRQTQVLLDCCVTDQKGLYGNSDASHASSAPNTGVSGQPSILLLHILRILLHHERKTVRKDCGWCISNIAVGSLHQLQQLLGLGVLEAVLMQLSPRGEEEEEVRRELLWVVVNACTTADRAVLSRLLELGAIRPVCEMLRVAARTADPKAAAAAADAVMSILEKSAPVAEPRTLDRDCSERSEAGWLAKGAGFQKFTGNLVCWDGKGGKTLDSTGLTTASCGCCSGENSGIRHVCVCTCHHLLLLSSALLLEEDCPLLLQLLVQQLQQQPADLCPDLVARIGRTGEALVEVASVVSRHQVIVRQLIQHYQQSHEQAAMNYLVRKSLAKESRCGSRLIPRENGLDGDLPWQGGAAFPPQSLPATLECSMESHHSVQVSTEEKRLFRR is encoded by the exons ATGGAGTCGAATCAGGCTCCTTGGGAGCCGTCCACAGGATTCTGCCACATGCAGAAACGCCGCAGCGTCTTTTGTGGGGCCAATCGCTCAACCGACGCGGTCGTCGAGGAAGAGCTCCAGGAGCTCACTCGTTTCTTCCGTCAGAAGCTCGCAATCGACTGCCCTGCTTCATGCCCTTCAAGTTCGCTGTCTACAGACGCTTCAGCATCAGACCTCCCGGCAGCGTTAGCATCTCCCGAAGACTGGGGCCGCCTGCTCCACTTCATGCAATCTCTACTGAGTCGTTCTTTGAATTCTCCCAGTCCACTGTTTCTGCCTGTCCCCATTCGAAATCAGAACTCTGACCAGTGTAGCGCTACCTGTGACGAGATACCGTCATCGCTTCATGTGATCGACGCCCACGAATCTTCTGGGGGTGCAACCCCACATCAGTGGCCTTGCATtgagagggaaaacgaagagctCCTTCTTCAGTGCACAAGGTCCATTCGTGTCGTCCTCTCTGCGGCAGGGAAAATACCTGTTCAACTGTGTGTTCAGCAAGGCGCCTTGCCTTTGCTCGTGCAGGCTCTCTGCTGCCGCAACAGAGAAATAGTG TTTGAGGCAGCCTGGTGCGTGACTAACATCGCGAGCGGGTCCTCGGAAGACGTCGCTGCCCTTGTGGCGAATGGCTgccttgttctcctcttcgccctcgtcttttccttccaTCCTTTTCATTTGTCTTCTGGTGGTTCACATCCTTCGGGAGTGTCGAGGCCTAGCGCTCCGGAGCgccaagaggaagaagtgcTGGAGCAGATTCTGTGGGCGCTCGGGAACATTGCCGGAGACAGCCCGCACTTTCGAGATCTCCTTCTGTGCCCAGAGGCCTTGCTCCAACATGCTCAGCAACTCCAGTGTTACCCGTCGCTGCAGCAACACTCCcagctgcttcgccttctccagcaCTACACAGAAAGTCTCATGCATCTGCAGGAACTCCGCCGCACACAATTCAGCtgcggaagagaggaggagagacctCAGTTCCCTGCTCTCCAGGGGCAACTTCTTGCCCTCATTTCCCAGTGCCGAAACGTTCAGACCTGGCGCACGTGCGTCTGGCTTCTCTCCAATCTCTGCAGAGGACAACCCAGGCCtcag TTCCAATACGTCCTGCCAGTCATGCCCCTGCTGCAGCACGTGCTACTGAACTTCCAGGACGATGAGGCGCTTTCAGATGCCCTTTGGGCACTAGATGGTGTCGCTGGACACCCCCGGGGCGCCACGCTGTTTGCGGAGCGACGCGAACTTCTAACAGCTGTGATTCACGTTCTGGCTCACTGCAGCAGCGTGTGTTGTTGCGGCTGTCCGAAACTCGCGACCTCTGTTTCGGCTGACGATACCAAGTCTTTCGCGGGCCTTCGCGGCTCGGCACCTGAGCGAGAGGGGCCGCACGCAAGGAATTTGTGTTGTCGGGTTTGCTCAGGTGTCTCTGAAAAGGTTTCACCGGAAGCGGATGCAGAACAACTTCAGATGTGCGTGCGACCGGCACTACGCATTGTTGGTCAAGTGGCAACGGGCAGCGTTCGCCAGACGCAGGTTCTTTTGGACTGCTGTGTCACTGATCAAAAGGGTCTGTACGGAAACTCGGACGCTTCCCACGCTTCCTCAGCTCCCAACACAGGCGTGAGTGGCCAGCCTTCCATCTTGCTGTTGCACATTTTGCGGATTTTGCTCCACCACGAGCGGAAAACAGTTAGAAAGGACTGTGGCTGGTGCATCAGCAACATCGCCGTTGGGTCGCTTCACCAGCTGCAGCAACTTTTAGGCCTGGGCGTTCTGGAGGCAGTGCTGATGCAGCTCTCCCCtcgcggagaggaagaagaggaagtccGCCGCGAACTTCTCTGGGTGGTCGTAAACGCATGCACCACAGCCGACCGAGCGGTCTTGAGTCGTCTCCTCGAGCTCGGTGCCATTCGCCCCGTATGTGAAATGCTGCGCGTCGCGGCTCGCACTGCTGATCCGAAGGCCGCGGCCGCTGCAGCTGATGCCGTCATGTCCATTCTTGAGAAGTCTGCGCCTGTGGCGGAGCCGCGCACGCTCGACAGAGATTGCTCAGAGCGCTCTGAGGCTGGCTGGCTGGCAAAAGGCGCCGGCTTCCAGAAGTTCACGGGAAACCTCGTTTGCTGGGATGGAAAGGGCGGGAAAACTTTAGATTCTACCGGCCTCACCACCGCCAGCTGCGGCTGCTGCAGTGGAGAGAACAGCGGCATTAGacacgtgtgtgtgtgcacgTGCCACCACCTTTTGCTCCTGTCTAGTGCACTGCTTCTCGAAGAGGACTgtcctctgctgctgcagctgctggtCCAGCAACTCCAGCAGCAGCCGGCGGATTTGTGTCCAGACTTGGTTGCTCGCATCGGGCGAACTGGCGAGGCGCTTGTTGAGGtcgcctccgtcgtctctcgaCACCAGGTAATTGTTCGGCAGTTGATCCAACACTACCAGCAGAGCCATGAACAGGCTGCTATGAACTACTTGGTTAGGAAAAGCCTGGCGAAGGAAAGTCGCTGCGGATCTCGTCTGATCCCGCGAGAAAACGGACTTGACGGGGACCTGCCATGGCAAGGGGGCGCCGCATTTCCGCCTCAGTCTTTGCCTGCCACTCTTGAGTGCTCGATGGAAAGTCACCATTCCGTGCAGGTGTcgactgaagaaaaacggctTTTCAGACGGTAG
- a CDS encoding hypothetical protein (encoded by transcript TGME49_237585~Predicted trans-membrane domain (TMHMM2.0):1101-1124) has translation MGQLRLPSGKQRCKSVFSLQQFFIIGVFGAILVKHGVGVQTARVGGRTYMPRLSWDFYKLPVGNHTVGWGKGVLRGQQYFIPKHSGTSLPVILPIGTQYMEASKELVVGIQSCPALTQLELHNRQDIDESTAKFGDDRGVGAKPLALHCEIFLYKYDARTGNHVATFRSVFDGGGRGTVMGFYVNEPKNEHCPEASNTVLLWYWGQWVSKSMSICTAQEKSYFRTNGPSGAEEDLIDGRSYRLAFGGTDDEVRRNAHLTTAYHLPQGVKLCRQKTKEKDWGTRPDPERNVRAMDLEFISSDCIALANTAMLPLMSVSCEEVPFDPAVPLGRIILTSLPFDTTNPNLYQPSRDWSTFNVNAKAIYRGTRVVLPRSRFRSKVIRKEHVVDGYNYFMAYYHMVADEKTNYPWKSCAVSEVMIRPLRIAHHPLSCARCEDFGYSYTNRSSGLLVFWCIDSLTSSADLGPGLVLNEITVDKRSVTFLLHHDAKLPASQPYKTNSLYNWYRDVNVISRPGSDTIYAFYICDMYPNLEDFRFGPVASSSILWGTFKNTATSVNQTPARGRPIISEVFSPELNSLSVVLVDPAEELFMLLFENAIDQVFNGILFTAKNGGEILEGADLLLPDSAPQAYDSAAYGTRFESSFDNVAYKIQLSPESAGSFHARTLKAPPLPDASAKSFSHFHRIRASIFEAACDGSWLPPLRDASCTPACYKFQTFRTKIETSVNANCPWKDGTLRAVPCSSSGCSWAEFAVTDPGLEASVDRNVRTAGATFFPGSLSPVTFDLKRISDITEVLLVFNETIIGPQFDVEISFLNGLGQEFSVTRIATGGNQFPVDFPFDRTYVRNCSWNEPCAQKFRHTNTGSVVKASNMQVYGVQGIGIVYHGGDHQVELLEISVKGRQELLECPGHGFFSNQGRCPPPSNILIPAELEDLDCQGFWTEWTTCDHFCRKLRFFSRSRDPLPGGKPCPFVEHMACNEGRYCNVNDEKFASVLDNFKDRSCEYEVGEWSDCVNCRELRYTHILTQAARRGDPCPAELIETRFCNSQCEKLFAEGSSSSTSSSTSTSTTSSSSSSVTSTRHTQPKTVTGTTSSNTESLSEYIATGIMAANALFFVLVLGAGVCCLVRKSRRFQRSLEARRNMIQLKKDIYHAKTSAALIAAAEATASHSKETHGLPLKGNPLPEEEKSLPAKEEPLPQEMKRPGITVAERKTKKADQLSCPRGRRTLFPKSDLDTGEYETDPVLGQPPAAVESTR, from the exons ATGGGGCAGCTCCGGCTACCGTCAGGAAAACAGCGATGTAAATCCGTTTTTTCCCTCCAACAATTCTTTATTATTGGAGTCTTTGGCGCAATTTTAGTCAAACACGGAGTGGGCGTACAGACCGCTCGTGTAGGAGGTAGAACGTATATGCCCCGCTTGTCCTGGGATTTCTACAAGCTCCCTGTGGGCAACCATACAGTTGGATGGGGAAAGGGGGTCCTCCGTGGCCAGCAATACTTTATTCCTAAGCACTCTGGTACCTCCCTGCCGGTAATTTTGCCGATAGGAACGCAGTATATGGAGGCTTCGAAGGAATTGGTAGTGGGAATTCAGTCTTGTCCAGCTCTGACACAGCTTGAACTACACAACCGCCAGGATATTGATGAATCCACTGCGAAGTTTGGAGACGACAGGGGCGTTGGGGCAAAGCCTTTGGCTCTGCACTGTGAAATTTTCCTTTACAAGTATGACGCACGCACAGGGAACCATGTTGCTACATTTAGGTCTGTCTTTGACGGGGGAGGCAGGGGAACTGTGATGGGCTTCTACGTCAATGAGCCCAAAAATGAACACTGTCCCGAAGCCAGCAACACGGTTTTGCTGTGGTATTGGGGTCAGTGGGTTTCAAAGAGCATGTCAATATGCACAGCTCAAGAGAAGTCGTATTTTCGTACAAACGGCCCTAGtggcgcagaagaagacctgATTGATGGACGGAGCTACCGTCTCGCATTCGGTGGGACCGACGATGAAGTGCGGCGAAATGCACACCTCACAACTGCTTACCACCTTCCTCAAGGTGTTAAGCTGTgcaggcagaaaacgaaagaaaaagactggGGTACTCGTCCCGACCCAGAAAGGAATGTTCGAGCAATGGACCTTGAGTTCATTTCCTCAGACTGCATTGCGCTGGCTAATACAGCGATGCTCCCTTTgatgtctgtctcctgcgaaGAAGTGCCGTTTGATCCCGCTGTTCCCCTGGGACGAATCATTCTCACAAGCTTACCTTTCGACACGACAAACCCAAATTTGTACCAGCCGAGCCGCGATTGGTCGACGTTCAACGTGAATGCCAAAGCTATATATCGAGGCACGCGCGTTGTGCTGCCGAGGAGCAGATTCCGTTCCAAGGTGATTCGTAAGGAGCATGTCGTTGACGGCTACAACTACTTCATGGCTTATTACCATATGGTGGCTGACGAGAAAACTAACTATCCTTGGAAATCTTGCGCCGTTAGTGAGGTTATGATTCGGCCATTGCGGATCGCCCATCATCCCCTTTCATGCGCCAGATGCGAAGATTTCGGATACAGCTACACTAATCGCTCTTCCGGTTTACTCGTTTTCTGGTGCATTGACTCTCTCACTTCGTCGGCGGATCTCGGTCCTGGCCTTGTACTCAACGAAATAACTGTTGACAAGCGTTCTGTcacgtttcttctgcatcaCGATGCGAAGTTGCCTGCTTCCCAGCCCTACAAAACCAACAGCTTGTATAATTGGTACCGCGACGTAAACGTGATTTCCCGGCCCGGATCAGATACTATCTATGCTTTCTACATCTGCGACATGTACCCGAATCTTGAGGATTTCCGGTTTGGGCCTGTTGCGAGCTCTTCTATTTTGTGGGGCACGTTCAAGAACACCGCAACGTCCGTGAACCAGACGCCAGCACGGGGACGTCCCATTATCAGCGAAGTCTTTTCGCCGGAGCTGAACAGCCTATCTGTCGTCCTTGTTGACCCAGCCGAAGAGTTGTTCATGCTTCTCTTTGAAAACGCGATTGACCAGGTTTTCAACGGAATTCTCTTTACCGCCAAAAACGGTGGAGAAATTCTCGAAGGTGCTGACCTACTGCTGCCTGACAGCGCGCCGCAAGCGTACGACAGCGCGGCTTACGGAACTCGTTTCGAATCCAGTTTCGATAATGTTGCATACAAAATCCAGCTTTCCCCCGAGAGCGCTGGCAGTTTTCACGCACGAACACTCAAGGCTCCCCCGCTGCCAGATGCATCGGCGAAGTCGTTTTCCCATTTCCATAGGATCCGGGCGTCAATATTTGAGGCTGCCTGTGACGGGAG ttggcttcctcctcttcgggATGCGTCATGTACACCTGCCTGTTACAAATTCCAGACTTTCCGGACCAAAATCGAAACTTCCGTTAACGCAAACTGTCCTTGGAAAGACGGCACTCTTCGTGCAGTTCCGTGTTCCTCCTCTGGTTGCAGCTGGGCCGAATTTGCTGTAACGGATCCAGGTCTGGAAGCTTCAGTCGACCGGAATGTCCGAACGGCAGGAGCTACGTTCTTCCCGGGTAGCCTCTCCCCTGTTACATTCGATCTTAAACGGATTTCTGACATCACAGAGGTGCTCCTTGTCTTCAATGAAACAATAATCGGCCCTCAGTTTGACGTTGAGATCTCCTTTTTGAATGGCCTTGGGCAGGAGTTCAGCGTGACACGGATTGCAACTGGTGGCAACCAGTTTCCTGTTGACTTCCCGTTCGACCGAACATACGTTAGGAATTGCTCCTGGAACGAACCCTGCGCGCAGAAGTTCCGGCACACGAACACCGGAAGTGTTGTAAAGGCTTCGAACATGCAGGTGTATGGGGTACAAGGCATTGGCATTGTTTACCACGGGGGTGACCATCAGGTGGAATTGCTAGAAATAAGTGTGAAGGGTCGTCAAGAGTTGCTTGAATGCCCTGGCCACGGCTTCTTTTCCAACCAGGGCAGATGTCCACCCCCATCGAATATCCTGATTCCTGCTGAGCTGGAGGATTTAGACTGCCAAGGATTTTGGACAGAATGGACTACATGCGACCACTTCTGTCGAAAATTGAggttcttctcccgctctcgAGATCCATTACCAGGAGGCAAGCCCTGCCCTTTTGTTGAGCACATGGCATGCAATG AAGGGCGTTACTGTAACGTGAACGATGAGAAGTTCGCCTCCGTCCTGGATAATTTCAAAGACCGAAGTTGCGAGTACGAAGTAGGCGAGTGGTCGGACTGCGTGAACTGTCGCGAGCTGAGATACACGCACATTCTCACCCAGGCAGCACGGCGAGGCGATCCGTGTCCAGCGGAGCTAATAGAGACACGCTTTTGCAATTCACAGTGCGAAAAACTGTTCGCAGAGGGTTCCAGTTCATCGACGTCCAGTAGCACCAGCACAAGCACCACTTCaagctcttcttcatccGTGACGTCGACCCGCCATACCCAACCGAAGACAGTGACGGGAACCACGTCGTCAAACACCGAGAGCCTCAGTGAGTACATTGCGACGGGCATCATGGCAGCTAACGCCTTGTTCTTTGTCCTCGTGCTCGGAGCCGGTGTCTGCTGCCTCGTgcggaagtcgagaagaTTTCAGAGAAGCCTCGAAGCACGCCGTAACATGATTCAGCTAAAGAAGGACATCTACCATGCGAAAACGTCTGCTGCTCTTATCGCGGCCGCAGAAGCAACGGCATCCCACAGCAAAGAGACCCACGGCCTTCCACTCAAAGGGAACCCTCtgccagaagaagagaagtctTTGCCAGCGAAAGAGGAGCCTTTGCCACAGGAGATGAAACGTCCCGGCATTACCgtggcggagagaaaaacaaagaaagcTGACCAGCTGTCTTGTCCTCGAGGTAGAAGAACACTCTTTCCGAAATCAGACCTAGACACTGGCGAATACGAAACAGATCCAGTGCTAGGGCAGCCACCCGCGGCAGTAGAAAGTACTCGTTAG